The nucleotide sequence AAGAAGCCCCAGATTTGTACCTACTGTGAATCCTTGGGTCATGTTGATTTGGTTTGCCCTTCTAAACCTCGAAGTGCTCCGATAATCAGAGATTCGAGTAATAAATCGCTCAATGCAACGAATGATTCTTTAAAGCCTGACTGTGTTGCTCCTAACATTTCGGAGATTTTAGTTGATGCGGAACCCATCACTCAAACTCCTAAAACTGATGTTGCTACTTCGGGGAAAGGAAAAATAGTGTTGGATGAAGATGCTTCCCATCTCCTGCCCCTAACTTCAAGGATCTTAAAGGAGTGAATGAAATTGAGCTTAAGTTGGGCATTACTCAGCATAAACTCTCGAAATCTCAATTGAAGAAGCAGAAACAATTGAAGAAGCAGAAACAATTGAAGAGGAAAGCGGGGAGGGCCTCCCCCCGGTTCGCACTAACTTATGTTAGATTTTTGCTCCTTCAACGTTCGTGGTTTGAATAGCAAGCAAACGTATGTGAAGGACTTTTTGGTTAGCAACAAAATTTCGATGGTTGCTCTTTTGGAGACCCGGGTTGCGGAAAGGAATTCTACTCCTATTTCTGCGTATATAGCGCCTCGCTTCACTTGGCAGTTTAATTATAATAATCACCCGGGAGGCAGAATTTGGTTAGGCTGGGACCCTAATATCTGGCATATTGATATAATTGCTTGTTCTGCTCAGATTATTCATTGTAGTATTTGTTTTTTGCAAACAAACGTCTCGTTCTTAGCCTCTTTTGTTTATGCATTTAATGTAACAGAGGATAGGCGCCTGCTTTGGGATAATCTTAACCTTTTTGCTGAGGCATTGACCCAACCTTGGGTTTTATGTGGTGATTTTAACACTATAATCTCCTTAGAGGAAAATTCTGGTGGTTTAAATATTTGGAACAGAGGTATGACAGACTTTCGAGACTGTCTTTTGAATTTGGGTTTAACGGACCTTCATAGTTCAGGGGAAAATTTCAACTGGTGGAATAAAAGTTTTGAAGACCCTGTGTTTAGAAAATTGAACAGAGTTCTGATGAATGAATTTCGGTTAGATTTGTTCCCTAATTCGGCTTGTAATTTCCTCCCTAGGGGACTATCTGACCATAGTCCGGCCGTTGTTTCTAGTGGAGTTCTGGTTTCACATCATAGGAAACCTTTTCTATATTTTGATTACTTGTCACACTTGCCGAATTTTAAGGGTCGCATCAAGGTGGTGTGGGACGAACCAGTGGTAGGTAATCCTTGGTTTATTTTTACCTCTAAGCTGAAGAGAGCTAAGATTGAACTTATAAATCTAAACAGAATGCAGGGAAAGGTGAATGAAAGGGTTATTCAAGCAAAATCGGCTCTTGATGAATTTCAGAGAACTTTTTCTATTCCTATCTCTTCGGAAGCCTTCATCGAAGAAGGCAGGCTCATCTCTGATCTGAAACAAGCTCTTTTTAATGAGGAGAATTTAACCACGCAAAAGTCCCGAGTGAACTGGATAAAAGCAGGGGATGAAAATACCAGGTTCTTTCATAATTGTTGTAAGAGTAGATGGAATTCTAACAAGATCTTCTCGTTAACGGATTCCAATGGGATTTCTCAGAATACTCCTCAAGGAGTTATTGAAGTGGCTACTTCTTATTTTGAAGATTTATTAGGTTCTAGACATGAATCGACCAGTATCCCAGAAGACATCTCCCTCAACTTAGTGTCTACTGATCAGCAAAATTTACTGTCAAGACCCTTTCACAGATCGGATGTCTTTGCTACTGTTCAAAAAATGGCTAATCACCGAAGCCCTGGTCCAGATGGCTTCCCCATTGAATTCTTCTTATCTACCTGGGATGTTACAGGAGCTGATTTCACAAATGCTGTAATGTATTTCTTTAGTTCTTGTAATCTTCCTAGAATTATCAATTCTACAGCTATCTCTTTGATACCTAAATGTGGTTCGCCTAGTGCAATGCATCATTTTAGGCCTATATCTTGTTGTAATTCTATTTACAAATGCATTTCTAAAATGTTTTCTACTCGCCTTAAAGGTATTTTGCCTACTTTAATTTCTAAGGAGCAGAGTGCCTTCATTAAAGGAAGGATCGTTGGTGACAATATTCTGCTAGCTCAGTCTTTATGTCGGGATTATCATGTTGATAATGGTTCCCCCAGATGTGCAATGAAATTAGACCTGAGGAAAGCTTTCGATAGCCTGAATTGGGACTTCATTTTTGCAATGCTGGAAAAAATGAACTTCCCAGTTACTTTTGTCAGTTAAATTAAAAGCTGCATAACAACAGTCTGGTACTCGGTTAAAATCAATGGATCCTTAGAGGGTTTCTTCCAAGGTCGTTCCGGTCTTCGACAAGGTGATCCTTTATCACCGTTTTTATTTGTTTTATCCATGGAAGTCCTGACAGCTATTCTCTCAAAGAAATCTCAGGAGCCAGTGTTTACTTTCCACTCTTTAGCAAAGTCGGAACGAATTTCTCACATTCTTTTCGCTGATGACATATTTCTATTTTGCAAAGGTAATTTTTATTCTATCAACGCATTGTTGGATGGAGTGGATGAATTCTCTGGAGCTTCAGGTCTTGTTGTTAATCCGAGTAAATGTAATATCTTTTTCTGTAATGTTCCTCTTTTAACGGTGTCCGCTGCTTTGTAACGATCGGGGTTCGTTTGGGGGGACCTTCCTATCAAATTTCTAGGGATCCCTTTAGTCTCCAAAAGACTTACTGCAGCAGATTGTGTTCCCCTGATTAACAATTTATGTGCTCGAATTCTCCACTGGACTTCGAAATTTTTATCCCAGGCTGAAAGATTGCAACTTATCCGGTCGGTGCTTTTTGGTATTCAAAGTTTTTGGGTAATGTATGTCTTTCTTCCAAAAGGAGTCCTAAAAAAAATCCAATCTCTCTTCTCCAATTTTCTCTGGGGGGAGGTAACTTAAGATGCATGCATAAAGTGTCTTGGAAAGAGTGTTGTTTGCCTATACAGGAAGGAGGCTTAAACCTAAAAAACTTGGAGGATTGGCATAAGGCAGCAATTATTTTTCAACTTTGGAGAATAATATCGGGGAAATTTGACTCTCTTTGGATTCTTTGGGTCCATGGCACCTTTCTCAAACGTCGAAAGTTTTGGACAATGGATGTTCCCCATCATTGCCCTTGGAGCATCTCTAAGATTCTGAAAGCTCGTCCTACTGCCTTAATTCACCTTACTTTTACGGTAGGCCGCTCTTCTTCCTTTTCCATGTGGCTTGACCCATGGCTTGGAGGGAGAACCTTGCTAGATTTATTCGGGTTCGAGATCATATCCCTAGCTGAATCTACTAGTTTTGCTCTTGTTAGAGAATCTCTTATGAATGACTCTTGGAACATTGCTCCTTCAAATCACACTTCAGTGATGGAACTTCGGAATCTTTTGAACTATACTGAAATTTCTTCTTCTGATAGGATTCTCTGGGACAACCTATCCATCATTAAGACTTCGGACATCTGGAATTCCCTGCGTTCTAGGAAACCTCAGGTTGCTTGGTTTCACTTGATTTGGCATAAGGTCAAAGTCCCTAAAGCTGCCTTTCTCTTATGGTTAGTTACTAGAAATCGCTTGCTTACGAGAGACAGGATGACTCGTTTTGGACTTTCCACCACTACTCATTGTCCTTTGTGCCTTACTGATTTGGAATCTAGGGATCACCTGTTCTTCTCATGCTTCTACTCGAGGATTATTATCAGCCATTGTCAAGTTCCTGTCCCGTTAAATTGGATACATAATGCTGACTTTCTTTTGAATATGTCAAGGAGCTCTCCAAGGACTTTTTTGGAAAGATTGTTCATATCCATATCGGCCTACTTTATATGGAAAGAGCGTAACACTAGGATTCATGAAGGAAGATGCATGTCAGCAATGGTTGTACTGTCGTCGGTAAAGCAATTTATTAGAGATAAAATTTCCACTTGTGATTACTTCAAAAAAGAGATTACTAGGAATCCCAGTTTTATTTCACTTTTGTATTAATCTGGCTTTTCACTAATGTGTTTTTGTGGTTTAGGTGGTCTTTGCCATTTTATTAGTCTAGAGTAGTCTCTGTTACTCTCTAAACTTCTAGTGTAGCCTTGTTTAGCTTTTTTTGTAATCTCTTTTTTggaatatattttttaattatcaaaaaaaaaaaaatagaaccaaaatgtggaacacaattgacctgtatgaaagtggaattaagaggtggtaaaaggatgtcaattcggatgtatatgatgttaacatgttaattgtataaatatatgctggaaagtgactcatatagggtgcaaaattactctaatatggtgaaaagtgacttacatggttaatttgaaccaaaatgtggaccaaaattgacttgtatgaatgtgccagtaagaggtggtaaatggatttctaattggatgtatatgatgttaacatgttaattgtaccaatatatgatggcaagtgactcttataaggtgcaaagtgactctaatatggtgataagtcacttacatgattgattagagccaaaatgtggcccaaaattgacttgtaggaaaggggtaccaaaaggtggttaaaggatgtttaattgctgtacataatgttaacatgttaattgtatcaatatatggggaaagtgactcttatagtgtgaaaagttactctaatatggagaaaagtgacttacatggttgattagagccaaaatgtagcccaaaattgacttgtaggaaaggggtaccaaaaggtggctaaaggatgtttaattgcatgtacatgatgttaacatgttaattgtatcaatatgtagggaaagtgactcttatagggtgcaaagtgactctaatatggtgaaaagtgacttacatggttgattagagcgaaaatgtgtaataaaattaacttgtatgaaagtggcattaataggtggtaaaaagatgtcaaactggatgtatatgatgttaacatgttaattgttgtatatatggtggaaagtgacccttataaggtgtaaagtgactctaatatggtgaaaagtgacttacattgttgattagaaccaaaatgtggaacaaaattgacctgtatgaaagtggaattaagaggtggtaagaggatgtcaattcggatgtataagatgttaacatgttaattttataaatatatggttgaaagtgactcatatagggtgcaaaatgactctaatacggtgaaaagtgacttacacggttaatttgaaccaaaatgtgaaccaaaattgacatgtatgaatgtggcactaagaggtgctaaaaggatttctaattggatgtatatgatgttaacatgttaattgtaccaatatatgatggcaagtgactcttataaggtgcaaagtaactctaatatggtgataagtcacttacatgattgattaaagccaaaatgtggcccaaaattgacttgtgggaaaggggtaccaaaaggtggttaaaggatgtttaattgcatgtacatgatgttaacatgtcaattgtatcaatatatggggaaagtgactcttatagggtgcaaagtgactctaatatggtgaaaagtgacttacatggttgattagagccaaaatatggaataacattaacttgtatgaatgtggcattaataggtggtaaaaggatgtcaaattggatgtatatgatattaacatgttaattatacaaatagattgtggaaagtgactcatatagggagcaaaatgactcgaatatggtgaaaagtgacttacatggttaattagaaccaaaatgtggaccaaaattgagttgtatgaatgtggcaccaagaggtggtaaaaggatttctaattgaatgtatatgatgttaacaagttaattgtaccaatatatgatggcaagtgactcttataaggtgcaaagtgactctaatatggtgataagtcacttacatgattgattagagccaaaatgtggcccaaaattgacttgtaggaaaggggtaccaaaaggtggctaaaggatgtttaattgcatgtacatgatgttaacatgttaattgtatcaatatgtggggaaagtgactcttatagggtgcaaagtgactctaatctggtgaaaagtgacttacatggttgattagagccaaaatgtgtaataaaattaacttgtatgaaagtggcattaatagatggtaaaaggatgtcaaactggatgtatatgattttaacatgttaattgttatatatatggtggaaagtgactcttataaggtgcaaagtgactataatatggtgaaaagtgacttacatggttgattagaaccaaaatgtggaacaaaattgacctgtatgaaagtggaattaagaggtggtaagaggatgtcaattcggatgtatatgatgttaacatgttaattgtataaatatatggtggaaagtgactcatatagggtgcaaaatgactctaataaggtgaaaagtgacttacacggttaatttgaaccaaaatgtggaccaaaattgacttgtatgaatgtggcagtaagaggtggtaaaaggatttctaattggatgtatatgatgttaacatgttaattgtaacaatatatgatggcaagtgtgATGTGAATCTCTCCAcaaataaagaaagaagaagaagaaaagggataagagaagaagaggatatttcaaaagaacacgatcaatccagaaacgtgaactttgaatctcaaattgcttagatcaatccagaaactaagtaattcgaatctaaccttcaaaacaatccagtaattgaagtttagagggaagaaaaactactcatagtttatctcaaaacaaaagttttatatcatccattgtctctcttaaaagattacattagaagggtatttataggcttagacaataacccaaacccaataggattccgagagaaattcaatatcagcttgaattagccaatatctgaatccttctaggaaacaaatttaaaaaccaaatccgaatagaaaaaagacaaaaaccaaatccaaataggaaaataaaatcctaagtgcttaaaataagaaaaaccctttcaagtgaaaggtaaaaacttgcaagcaaaattcgaattaataattatataataatcagctacttgtccaacttcatgaatcgctcctttattccttgttgtctaagtaagctgcataacccatgtttgcatcctctccaattgaacatcaccacaagtacgcataacaaaatccaaattaacatattcattccttgatcctcatcattctcctctcctttgaagaaaactcgtcctcgagttctaaagtatttaagaataagcacataacgaggtgatttctcgtagaacttgaaagccttaaatttcaattccatcagcaatatatttggaagtaaactcgaaagaataagatagtttgaTGAGATAGGTGCATTCAACAAGTTCTCTACCCCAAAAAAATCAATGTGTTCCACGTGGATGATGCTGTTTTCCTTGTACACAACCTCTTTAGTTTGGGACGTATCCTCAAGTACCTTTTTCTCTTCAACCATGTCATGACACACAAGTTTAAGAGATGTATCTATTTGATTTTTTTCAACAACCAAGAATTTATCATCATGTGACTTTCTTTCTTCATACTTCTCTATTATAGCTTCTTTTGTAACTGGTTCATCCTTTTCATCGAAACTTGATGTAGTCGCCACACGTAATACCTGGTAATCAACAACAAGATCCGTAACATTCTCCACACCGACAcagtcttcttctttagtttcttctgaaagagtgaactcgtgaagggaagacttcaatttctcgtctttttgaaaagattcaaatttcaatgcaagattgcatacatcattaaacgagatatatggacttgatttaacctttcgataaataggcaaattcaatccatgaataaatcttccaattttaattgtttcagtctcctccaagtcacaaataaggcgcaatctataaaattcagaagtatactcggaaacactcatagtaccttgagagagggatgtcatcttcattatacattcgaatttataatgcaaaggaatatattttgcacgaagtttcttcttcagagatgtccaagtcataatcttttcttttccagatctaactctttttgtgtttagattatcaaaccacaagcctgctttcttcgtaagtttaagcgctgcaatcttgaatattctcatctcagtccaacctgtataagcagaaatcttgtcgacttgtgtaaccc is from Apium graveolens cultivar Ventura unplaced genomic scaffold, ASM990537v1 ctg4359, whole genome shotgun sequence and encodes:
- the LOC141701759 gene encoding uncharacterized protein LOC141701759 — its product is MDVPHHCPWSISKILKARPTALIHLTFTVGRSSSFSMWLDPWLGGRTLLDLFGFEIISLAESTSFALVRESLMNDSWNIAPSNHTSVMELRNLLNYTEISSSDRILWDNLSIIKTSDIWNSLRSRKPQVAWFHLIWHKVKVPKAAFLLWWSLPFY